Proteins from a single region of Pseudopedobacter saltans DSM 12145:
- a CDS encoding DUF1800 domain-containing protein — MNQQDKVKHLYSRAGFGIHYSEYQKLKNQRIEKLVDRMFSESAKYRPLSVVEEPKQDVPYGTLTAEERRQRQREYSEQTRTLNVAFLDKLASDDAFLREKMTLFFHGHFACRQQNAPFYIQELNNIHRDYALGNFKALTVAVSQSRAMLSFLNNQQNRKGKPNENFARELMELFTLGVGHYTEDDIKASARAFTGWRYNKNSKFEFAEKLHDDGVKTFFGKKGRFNGQDIIDMIFEKKQTAYYISGKLYRFFVNETPNEAHIKELGDYFYSKNYELKPVLKKMFTADWFYDDVNVGNKIKTPIEFIAGLNRQFYIDYENKGVLLRFQQALGQTLFYPPNVSGWPLGKDFIDSSSLMLRLKMPSTILNNGILEVEGKADPDDEAILAFARRESKKVAQRIKASADWDKFSKNLPEKLDKKDLAAFLLRAPISPALLSNVSESTDLKTKVVQLLSTPEYQMC; from the coding sequence ATGAATCAACAAGATAAAGTAAAGCATCTCTATTCCAGAGCGGGATTTGGGATCCATTATTCTGAATATCAAAAGCTGAAAAATCAGCGGATAGAGAAACTTGTAGACAGAATGTTTTCTGAATCTGCAAAGTATCGGCCATTATCAGTCGTTGAGGAACCAAAGCAGGATGTTCCTTACGGGACGTTAACAGCGGAGGAAAGACGACAGCGGCAAAGAGAGTATTCCGAACAGACCAGAACGCTGAATGTCGCGTTTTTAGATAAGTTGGCCTCGGATGATGCTTTTTTACGTGAAAAAATGACTTTGTTTTTTCATGGCCATTTTGCCTGTAGACAACAAAATGCGCCTTTTTATATTCAGGAGCTTAATAACATCCACCGCGATTATGCCTTAGGGAACTTTAAAGCGCTAACTGTAGCTGTCTCTCAATCCCGGGCAATGCTTTCTTTCTTAAATAATCAACAAAATAGAAAAGGAAAACCAAACGAGAATTTCGCCCGCGAACTTATGGAGCTTTTTACGCTTGGGGTTGGGCATTATACGGAAGATGATATTAAAGCATCTGCCAGAGCTTTCACAGGCTGGCGCTATAACAAAAACAGCAAATTCGAATTCGCGGAAAAACTGCATGATGATGGGGTAAAAACTTTCTTTGGCAAGAAGGGGAGATTTAATGGGCAGGATATCATAGATATGATATTCGAAAAGAAGCAAACAGCATATTATATTTCTGGGAAGCTATATAGGTTTTTTGTTAACGAAACGCCGAATGAAGCTCATATTAAAGAATTGGGAGACTATTTTTATAGTAAAAACTACGAATTGAAACCTGTACTTAAAAAAATGTTTACTGCCGATTGGTTTTATGATGATGTGAATGTAGGAAACAAAATAAAAACGCCTATAGAATTTATTGCCGGCCTTAACAGGCAGTTTTATATTGATTACGAAAATAAAGGTGTTTTATTGAGATTTCAACAGGCTTTAGGTCAAACATTATTTTATCCGCCTAATGTATCGGGATGGCCTTTGGGTAAAGATTTTATCGACAGTTCTTCTTTGATGCTGAGGCTAAAGATGCCATCTACTATTCTTAATAATGGGATATTAGAGGTTGAAGGCAAAGCCGACCCGGATGACGAGGCAATTCTTGCCTTTGCCAGAAGAGAGAGCAAAAAGGTGGCTCAACGAATAAAGGCATCTGCAGATTGGGACAAATTCTCTAAGAACTTACCAGAAAAACTGGACAAGAAAGATTTAGCCGCTTTTTTACTAAGAGCGCCAATAAGCCCGGCTTTACTTAGTAACGTATCTGAAAGTACTGACTTGAAAACAAAAGTTGTACAATTATTGAGTACTCCGGAATATCAAATGTGTTAA
- the aat gene encoding leucyl/phenylalanyl-tRNA--protein transferase — protein sequence MIFKLEEELIFPPCHLAEEDGLLAVGGDLSPERLLLAYTNGIFPWYSDDTPILWYAPHERFVLFPEKLKISKSMKQVIRSGKFEVTIDEAFPEVIKTCAKITRKDQDGTWITNDMQKAYIKLFRLGFAHSVEVWEEGSLVGGLYGVLINKIFCGESMFSKTSNSSKLALIWLAENIDLKLIDCQVHTNHLESMGAEMISMEEYLKYLKA from the coding sequence GTGATTTTTAAATTAGAAGAAGAACTCATTTTTCCTCCATGCCATTTAGCAGAAGAAGACGGTCTGCTCGCTGTTGGAGGAGATTTATCCCCCGAAAGACTTTTACTGGCTTACACCAATGGAATTTTTCCATGGTATAGCGATGACACGCCAATTTTATGGTATGCACCTCACGAGCGTTTTGTGCTTTTCCCAGAAAAACTAAAGATCAGCAAAAGCATGAAACAGGTTATAAGATCTGGGAAATTCGAAGTCACCATTGACGAAGCCTTTCCCGAGGTAATAAAAACCTGCGCCAAAATAACAAGAAAAGACCAGGACGGAACCTGGATAACAAACGATATGCAAAAAGCTTATATTAAGCTGTTCCGCCTGGGCTTTGCACATTCTGTAGAGGTTTGGGAGGAAGGAAGCCTAGTTGGCGGGCTTTACGGAGTACTTATCAATAAGATTTTCTGCGGGGAATCTATGTTTTCCAAAACAAGTAACAGCTCTAAACTGGCTTTGATTTGGCTAGCTGAAAATATCGACTTAAAACTTATCGATTGCCAGGTACACACCAATCACCTGGAAAGTATGGGTGCAGAAATGATAAGCATGGAAGAATATTTAAAATATCTAAAAGCGTAA
- a CDS encoding DUF1501 domain-containing protein has product MKRRDFLKQSGLATGAFLIPSFLKPLEAMASGNFAGHKNLVIVQLSGGNDGLNTVVPFGMDEYYQGRKTIAIEANKVIKLNDLQGLNPNMQALRELYDQGEMSIINSVGYPNPDRSHFRSMDIWQTASDSNQYLSTGWIGRYLDSNCKECSFPYAAIEVDDTLSLAMKGGTLKGIAVKDPQQLYRNTREPFFKEVVNEGKEMLDEDNLGYLYKTMIETSSSAKYILDTTKTYNSLSSYPNNAFGNQLKTIAKFINSGLTTRVYYVSLSGFDTHTNQVNQQGRLLQQYSEAINAFSNDLKKAGTFKDTLVMTFSEFGRRVQQNASDGTDHGTANNIFLFGGNLKEKGIINGAPNLKDLDSGDLKYEVDFRQVYATVLDKWLAVDDSKILNRKFSSLNFV; this is encoded by the coding sequence ATGAAAAGAAGAGATTTTTTAAAACAATCAGGTTTAGCAACGGGAGCTTTTCTGATTCCGTCATTTTTGAAACCACTAGAAGCCATGGCTTCGGGCAATTTTGCGGGACATAAAAATTTAGTGATAGTTCAGTTGTCCGGAGGAAATGATGGATTAAATACGGTTGTGCCTTTTGGTATGGATGAATACTACCAGGGAAGAAAAACAATAGCGATTGAGGCCAATAAGGTTATTAAACTGAACGATTTGCAAGGGCTTAATCCGAATATGCAGGCTTTAAGAGAATTGTACGATCAGGGTGAGATGAGCATAATCAACAGTGTGGGCTATCCAAATCCCGATCGATCTCATTTCAGGTCCATGGATATCTGGCAAACTGCAAGTGATTCCAATCAATATCTTTCTACTGGTTGGATTGGCAGGTATTTGGATTCTAATTGCAAGGAGTGCAGTTTCCCTTATGCTGCAATAGAGGTGGATGATACCTTATCTCTGGCTATGAAAGGGGGGACTCTGAAAGGGATTGCGGTAAAAGATCCGCAACAGCTATATCGGAATACAAGAGAGCCTTTCTTTAAAGAAGTTGTAAACGAGGGCAAAGAAATGCTTGATGAGGATAATCTTGGTTACCTGTATAAAACCATGATAGAGACCTCTTCATCGGCAAAATATATTCTGGATACCACGAAAACGTATAACTCTTTATCCAGTTATCCAAACAATGCTTTTGGCAATCAATTGAAAACAATTGCTAAATTTATAAATTCGGGTTTGACAACTCGGGTTTATTATGTTTCTTTGAGTGGATTTGATACGCATACGAATCAGGTAAACCAGCAGGGCCGTCTTTTGCAACAATATAGTGAAGCAATTAATGCTTTTTCGAATGATCTGAAAAAGGCAGGTACATTTAAGGATACGCTGGTAATGACTTTTTCAGAGTTTGGTAGAAGGGTCCAACAGAATGCCAGTGATGGAACAGACCACGGAACAGCGAATAACATTTTCCTGTTTGGTGGAAATTTAAAGGAAAAGGGAATAATTAACGGAGCGCCGAATTTAAAAGATTTAGATAGCGGCGATTTAAAATATGAAGTCGATTTCAGACAGGTTTATGCAACGGTGTTGGATAAATGGCTGGCTGTTGATGATTCAAAAATCTTGAACAGGAAATTTTCTTCTTTAAACTTTGTTTAA